A window of Castanea sativa cultivar Marrone di Chiusa Pesio chromosome 1, ASM4071231v1 contains these coding sequences:
- the LOC142628864 gene encoding MDIS1-interacting receptor like kinase 2-like has translation MADVYFPYYFESPPSPPPSPLEGLGMEDGNFTYDYFEYPPAESPSTIVGSTKIKKVTIILLVSITLSLLLLLLLVVVFLYCRRRKVTRNTQHESKPSRNGDLFSIWNYDGNIAYEDIINATEDFDIKYCIGTGGYGSVYKANLPSGKVVALKKLHCLEAEDPAFDKSFKNEAKVLSQIRHRNIVKLYGFCLHKRCMFLVYQYMERGSLFIVLSNDVEAKELNWKRVNIIKEVAHALSYLHHDCIPMIVHRDMTTSNILLNLELQAFVADFGIARILSPDSSNLTTLAGTYGYIAPKLAYTMVVNEKCDLYSFGVVVLETIMGRHPGELISSLASSSARDMMLKDVLDPCFSPHINQSIARSVVLVVTLALACLRSDPKSRPTMKHVTQEFLARRSPLSKPFYAISMQQLMNQEIYLVDKN, from the exons ATGGCAGATGTATACTTTCCTTATTACTTTGAATCACCCCCTAGTCCTCCTCCCTCTCCTCTTGAAGGACTTGGAATGGAAGATGGAAACTTTACTTACGATTACTTTGAATATCCCCCTGCCGAATCCCCCTCAACCATTGTTGGCTCCACAAAGATTAAGAAAGTCACAATCATTCTTCTCGTCTCCATTACACTTAGCCTCTTATTACTCTTATTACTTGTAGTTGTGTTCCTTTATTGCCGACGCCGTAAGGTAACTAGAAACACTCAGCACGAGTCTAAACCATCAAGGAATGGAGATttattctcaatatggaattaTGATGGAAATATTGCATATGAAGACATCATTAATGCAACTGAGGATTTTGACATCAAATATTGCATTGGAACCGGGGGCTATGGCAGTGTTTACAAAGCAAATTTACCTAGTGGAAAAGTGGTTGCCCTAAAAAAACTTCACTGTTTAGAAGCTGAGGATCCAGCTTTTGACAAGAGTTTCAAGAATGAAGCCAAAGTCTTGTCTCAAATTCGTCATCGTAACATTGTGAAGCTTTATGGATTTTGTCTACACAAACGATGCATGTTTCTAGTTTATCAATACATGGAAAGAGGAAGCTTATTTATTGTCCTAAGCAATGATGTTGAAGCTAAGGAATTAAATTGGAAGCGGGTGAACATCATTAAAGAAGTAGCACATGCTTTATCTTACTTGCATCATGATTGCATCCCAATGATTGTCCATCGTGATATGACTACCAGCAACATTTTATTGAACTTGGAATTGCAGGCTTTTGTTGCAGATTTCGGCATAGCTAGAATCCTAAGTCCTGATTCCTCTAATTTAACCACACTTGCTGGCACCTATGGATATATAGCACCAA AATTGGCCTACACCATGGTTGTGAATGAAAAATGCGATCTCTATAGTTTTGGTGTAGTGGTACTAGAAACAATTATGGGAAGGCATCCAGGAGAGCTTATTTCCTCATTAGCATCATCATCTGCCCGAGATATGATGCTGAAAGATGTCTTAGACCCATGCTTCTCACCTCATATAAACCAAAGTATTGCTCGGAGCGTGGTTTTAGTTGTAACGCTAGCATTGGCATGCCTACGTTCCGATCCTAAATCTCGCCCCACAATGAAACATGTTACACAAGAATTTCTTGCTAGAAGGTCACCATTGTCGAAGCCCTTTTATGCAATTTCAATGCAGCAGTTGATGAATCAAGAAATATATTTGGTAGACAAGAATTAG
- the LOC142623600 gene encoding transmembrane ascorbate ferrireductase 2, whose translation MAVPVVRFPIFPIIRVIGVIVALLVLTWNLHYRGGLALISDNKDLIFNVHPVLMVIGLILLNGEAMLAYKTVSGTKSFKKLVHLALQFIALCLSIIGVWAALKFHNDKGIDNFYSLHSWLGLACLFLFGIQWAAGFATFWYPGGSRNSRAALLPWHVFFGVYIYALAVVTATTGILEKVTFLQTNKVISRYSTEALLVNSLGILIVVLGGFITLAVVTPANGKGDAPRRSTE comes from the exons atggcGGTTCCAGTGGTCCGGTTCCCAATCTTCCCAATAATAAGAGTGATCGGTGTGATAGTCGCCCTTCTTGTGCTGACTTGGAACCTCCATTACAGAGGAGGCTTGGCTCTTATCTCCGATAACAAGGACCTCATTTTCAAc GTCCATCCTGTTCTAATGGTGATTGGGCTCATACTTTTAAATGGCGAAG CCATGCTTGCATACAAGACAGTTTCAGGAACGAAAAGCTTCAAAAAATTAGTTCATCTCGCATTACAATTCATTGCTCTCTGTTTAAGCATCATTGGTGTATGGGCTGCTCTAAAGTTCCACAATGATAAGGGGATCGACAATTTTTACAGCCTGCATTCATGGCTGGGCTTAGCTTGCCTTTTCCTCTTTGGCATTCAG TGGGCTGCTGGATTTGCTACTTTTTGGTATCCTGGTGGCTCAAGAAATAGCAGAGCAGCACTGCTACCATGGCATGTGTTCTTTGGAGTTTATATATATGCCCTTGCTGTTGTTACCGCTACTACTGGTATTTTGGAGAAGGTTACATTTCTTCAAACCAATAAAGTGATATCACGATATTCAACGGAGGCTTTGCTTGTCAACTCTTTGGGTATTTTGATAGTTGTACTGGGTGGTTTTATTACTCTTGCAGTTGTTACTCCTGCCAATGGAAAAGGTGATGCTCCCAGGAGATCAACAGAGTAG